CTTCTTCCTGTAACAGCAACTTTATAACCATCTTTTACTAACATTTCAGTTAATGATTTTCCTATTCCAGATGTTGCTCCAAAAACGATGGCGTTCTTCATTTAATTTGTAATTTTACAAAATCAACTTTTGTTGATTTTAGATAGACAATATATAGAAACTTTCTGATAAAATAAAAGTTTCTCTTTTACTACCGATTCACAACTTATAAAGAATACGAATTATGTTTTTAAGTGCTCATTTTACAACAGGAAGAATCGTTTTTATGGTTTTATTTATCATTGCTTTTATTGCTTTAATGATTTATAGCTACAGAAAGGATATTAAAAACCATGATCGTTATTACAAAGGTGCTGGAAAAAAAGTGCTCTTTTACGGAATTCTTGTTATCGTTATTTTTGTTGCTATTCGTTTTTTTTGGGGACAATAATCTGATTTACATTTTTTCTACTTCACTTAATTTATCATGATCTAAAACAGTGAAACCTTCATCATTAAAACTTGCAGAAGGCACATATTTTACATCTAATTCTAGTTTATCAAAATCATAAGAATGGATTTGATATACTTTTTGAGCAAAAGATTCTTCATGATAATTTACTAAAATATACAGAAACGCATCTAGCTTTTCAATTTCTTTGTTAGAGTATTTAAACAACGGACTATCTTCATCAATTTGATGAACGACTGTCCAAATTGTAGGTAGATACATCACCTTATTTCTTTCTAAACGTAGCGTAAAAAAATCACGTTTAAACGCTCCTTTAGTATCTTTCTTTGTAATAGATAATGTTACCTTTATTTCTGGTTCAATCATCACTGTTTTTCTACTATTCATTAAACGAAACATAATAGCTCGTTCATTTTTAAACTCTCTTAAAATTATATTATCACTGAATTTAATATTTGCTTTTGGTTTAGAAAAACGTCCATATAATAAACCCGTAATAAATGAAAAACTTAACAAACCAGTCATCGCTTCAAAAGCAGCAATAAAATTCGCAGTAATTCCTTTTGGCGCTATACCTCCATAACCAACAGTTGTTAAAGTCTGTGCACTAAAGAAGAATCCGTTTAAAAAATCCTCAAAAAAACTTCCTTTTGGTTTTGTAATTTGTTCGATTCCTATACTTACATAAATTAAACCAAAAAACAAGTTTAAGATTGTATAAGCAAGAATAATCAACAAGAAAAATTGAAACCAAGAAATATCTATAAAATAAGAATATAAGTCGCTCATATTCTTTTTTCTATTGATATGAAAAACATTACTACTACCATCATCATTGATAATGTCTTGTGCATTCTGCCTAGAATTATAACCAAAACCAGGATCTTTAACTTTCTTTGCCATATTGTAAAAATACAAAAAACCGACTCTTTTCAGAATCGGTTTTTAAAATTGTATGCTTTTTAATTATTAATTTTTTGTTCCTAAAAAATTATAATTTTTCTCTTTTTTCAAATTTTAATTTTTTGTACCCAAAAAATTATAATGTTTAGAATAAAACAACATTTGTTCTTCAAAACTTTTTGGTTGGTTTACGATAACATCTATAATAGATTTATCGGCACCTAAAGCTGGCTCTAAAACAGGGTTTACAAAACCACTATAAGGCGCAGAAGTAAATTGTTTATTTCTTTCTATAACCTCTTTATGTATTTCTTGATCTACTTTTACCCCATAACCTTCAACTAAATTTTTAGCAGCTTCAAAATCTCCTTCAGATTTTATACGTTGTGCTTCACGTAATAATCTTCCAAAAATCTCTCTTAATTTGTCATAATCATTTATGTTAAAAAAGGTTTTTCCGTCTTTTACTACTTTTTCAATTACGTTTTCTTTTGCTCCTTGTTCAAAAGCCCAAGCAGAAACCCATTGACGATTTACCATGTGATCTTCTTCAATATCTTTTCCTAATTCAATTCTCACTAATTGAGCCATTAATCCATTTCTGATATAACCATCATAAGCAGCCATTCCTGTTTCTTTCCAATTATCAGTTAATCCTAATTCTTGTATTTTAGAATCCATTAAATAATACAACCCAACTAAATCTGCACGCCCCTCTTCCATCGTAGATGCGTAATTTTGAAGTGTTTCTTTAGGTTGCCCAATACCATCATTTATTTTACCAGATGCATGACCAACAACTTCGTGTAAAGCTGTGTGTAATTTATCTGCAATCTGACCGTATTTTTCTTCTAATCTAATTTCTTCTTCATCGTTTGCAAATTCTTTTAAACGACCTGTTCCTCCAGCATTATTATAAGCTCCAATGATGTTTCCAAGAGAAACAGATTTAGAACCATGTTGTTGACGAATCCAGTTATTATTTGGTAAATTCACTCCAATTGGTGTACTTGGTGATGAATCTCCTGCTTCACCTGCAACATTTACAGTTTTATAAGAAACTCCTACAACATTTTCTTTTTTATGAGTTGGGTCTAATGGTGCATTATCTTCAAACCATTGTGCATTATCAGATAAAACTTTCATTTTACGAGACATGTCAAAATCTTTAATTTGAACAACTGTTTCGTAAGAACCTCTATATCCTTTAGGATCATTATATACTTCAATAAAACCGTTAATCCAATCTATATTTCCATCAGTAGATGTTGCCCAAGCAATACAATATTTATCCCAAGTATCTAAACTACCCGTTTTATAATATTCGATTAACAAACCTAAAGCATTTCCTTGTTTTTCATTTTCTGCAACTCCTTGTGCTTTTTCTAACCAACCAATAACGTTGTCTATTGCAGCTCCATACATTCCTCCAGATTTCCAAACTTTTTCTACCAATTTACCATCTTCTCTAACTAATTTAGAGTTTAAACCTGCTTCAATTGGCATTCCTTTTGGCCCTTTGTAAGCTGTTTTATAAAAATTAACTACATCTTTATCTGTAATATCTGGCGCATAAAAATTAATTGCTGATGACAATACATTATCAACTCCAG
The window above is part of the Polaribacter sp. SA4-12 genome. Proteins encoded here:
- a CDS encoding ion channel, which codes for MAKKVKDPGFGYNSRQNAQDIINDDGSSNVFHINRKKNMSDLYSYFIDISWFQFFLLIILAYTILNLFFGLIYVSIGIEQITKPKGSFFEDFLNGFFFSAQTLTTVGYGGIAPKGITANFIAAFEAMTGLLSFSFITGLLYGRFSKPKANIKFSDNIILREFKNERAIMFRLMNSRKTVMIEPEIKVTLSITKKDTKGAFKRDFFTLRLERNKVMYLPTIWTVVHQIDEDSPLFKYSNKEIEKLDAFLYILVNYHEESFAQKVYQIHSYDFDKLELDVKYVPSASFNDEGFTVLDHDKLSEVEKM
- a CDS encoding dipeptidyl-peptidase 3 family protein, with translation MKIKQIIYAFSFAILLASCSSEKKDEKVKVATEFNHFVEQFADIKVLRYKIPGFEELTLKEKKLVYYLTQAGLSGRDIMWDQNYRHNLSVRKALENINQNYKGDRDSLDFKSFKTYLKRVWFSNGIHHHYSNDKIKPEFSKEYFTNELLKKSNTQLSADVVEVMFNDTDNKKVNKKSGVDNVLSSAINFYAPDITDKDVVNFYKTAYKGPKGMPIEAGLNSKLVREDGKLVEKVWKSGGMYGAAIDNVIGWLEKAQGVAENEKQGNALGLLIEYYKTGSLDTWDKYCIAWATSTDGNIDWINGFIEVYNDPKGYRGSYETVVQIKDFDMSRKMKVLSDNAQWFEDNAPLDPTHKKENVVGVSYKTVNVAGEAGDSSPSTPIGVNLPNNNWIRQQHGSKSVSLGNIIGAYNNAGGTGRLKEFANDEEEIRLEEKYGQIADKLHTALHEVVGHASGKINDGIGQPKETLQNYASTMEEGRADLVGLYYLMDSKIQELGLTDNWKETGMAAYDGYIRNGLMAQLVRIELGKDIEEDHMVNRQWVSAWAFEQGAKENVIEKVVKDGKTFFNINDYDKLREIFGRLLREAQRIKSEGDFEAAKNLVEGYGVKVDQEIHKEVIERNKQFTSAPYSGFVNPVLEPALGADKSIIDVIVNQPKSFEEQMLFYSKHYNFLGTKN